In Porites lutea chromosome 1, jaPorLute2.1, whole genome shotgun sequence, a single genomic region encodes these proteins:
- the LOC140922500 gene encoding uncharacterized protein, with protein MFTRGAVSAMSLFRGSESRMFLAPLRSISALSNRASLLRPRLRVGSRSLSSQEATSGGQVPTMHNVTTVDRISLILTRTMKPPIPSEVPVTTMELANSRRRIVVNATMGFLFLCGSVAIIQEYSKRRKEHTLVSLHDRNVQRYEKLKEEEAATETGNEK; from the exons ATGTTTACCAGAGGTGCTGTTTCAGCCATGTCTCTTTTTCGAGGATCAGAGTCAAGGATGTTCCTTGCTCCTCTGAGAAGTATTTCAGCTTTGAGCAACAGAGCGTCTCTGCTTCGTCCAAGGTTACGTGTTGGGAGTCGATCGCTGAGTAGTCAAGAAGCTACATCAG GTGGTCAAGTGCCTACTATGCATAATGTAACAACTGTGGACAGAATCAGCCTCATCTTAACAAGAACTATGAAACCACCGATACCATCTGAAGTTCC AGTGACAACAATGGAACTTGCAAACAGTCGTCGACGTATAGTCGTCAATGCCACGATGGGATTCCTGTTTCTATGTGGTTCTGTCGCAATTATTCAAGAATACAGTAAGCGTCGCAAGGAGCATACATTGGTGTCACTTCATGACAGAAATGTGCAAAGATATGAAAAACTGAAGGAGGAGGAAGCTGCCACTGAGACTGGAAATGAAAAGTAG